A genomic window from Meleagris gallopavo isolate NT-WF06-2002-E0010 breed Aviagen turkey brand Nicholas breeding stock chromosome 23, Turkey_5.1, whole genome shotgun sequence includes:
- the C1QB gene encoding complement C1q subcomponent subunit B, giving the protein MQTVWVVLICLTGGQLASATLCKTYGTIPGIPGSPGQPGINGRDGVNGPKGEQGPPGLVEHEQDFGEKGDPGEPGYPGKVGPRGSPGSKGLPGPMGPPGSQGDTGDYKVTLKSAFSAARTISIFPRREQPIRFDRIITNENRHYENRYGRFTCQVPGVYYFTYHVTSKGNLCLRMKKGRGGSKGEKVVTFCDYVHNSYQVTTGGVVLRMAVNESVWLEPTEKNSVVGIEGADSIFSGFLIFPEV; this is encoded by the exons ATGCAGACCGTGTGggtggtgttgatctgcctcACTGGAGGGCAGCTGGCAAGCGCCACGCTCTGCAAGACTTATGGCACCATCCCAGGCATCCCGGGGTCACCAGGCCAACCTGGCATCAATGGCAGAGATGGGGTGAATGGTCCAAAGGGCGAGCAAG GTCCTCCTGGACTCGTGGAGCATGAACAGGACTTTGGTGAAAAAGGAGACCCAGGAGAACCAGGATATCCTGGGAAGGTTGGCCCCAGGGGATCCCCAGGTTCAAAGGGGCTGCCGGGCCCCATGGGACCCCCTGGCTCCCAGGGTGACACCGGTGACTACAAGGTCACCCTCAAGTCTGCCTTCTCCGCTGCCAGGACCATCAGCATCTTCCCACGCCGGGAGCAGCCCATCCGCTTTGACCGCATCATCACCAATGAGAACAGACACTACGAGAACCGGTACGGCCGCTTCACCTGCCAGGTCCCCGGCGTTTATTACTTTACCTACCACGTCACATCCAAGGGCAACCTGTGCCTCAGAATGAAGAAGGGACGGGGTGGCAGCAAGGGTGAGAAGGTGGTGACATTCTGTGACTACGTGCATAACAGCTACCAGGTCACCACGGGAGGTGTGGTGCTCAGGATGGCAGTCAATGAGTCTGTCTGGTTGGAGCCAACAGAGAAGAACTCCGTCGTGGGGATCGAAGGGGCTGACAGCATCTTTTCTGGGTTTCTGATTTTCCCTGAGGTTTAG
- the C1QC gene encoding complement C1q subcomponent subunit C, producing MGQSFREHLHLALILLLLHLESAVTSDPPHNCYGAPGLPGIPGVPGRDGRDGLKGAKGEPGIPAIPTMQGPKGMKGEPGSPGLRGKMGPIGPAGPPGDPGAMGPVGQQGLPGSLKRMHQSAFSVTRQTGEHPMKNAPVIFNNVIINTNNDYSTTTGKFTSKISGLYYFVYHSSMERNLCILLFQDKMKKASFCDHKTNNIQVTSGGVLLHLKAGNQVWLEVNDYNGMVGTGESDSIFSGFLLFPD from the exons ATGGGGCAGAGTTTTAGGGAGCACCTTCATCTTGCCCTCATCCTCTTACTTCTGCATCTGGAGTCTGCAGTGACCAGCGATCCCCCACACAACTGCTATGGGGCTCCAGGCCTGCCAGGCATCCCGGGTGTGCCAGGCAGGGATGGCCGGGATGGGCTGAAGGGAGCCAAAGGCGAGCCAG GCATTCCGGCCATTCCTACTATGCAAGGTCCCAAGGGCATGAAGGGGGAGCCAGGCAGCCCAGGTTTGAGGGGCAAGATGGGCCCCATCGGTCCTGCTGGTCCCCCTGGAGACCCGGGGGCGATGGGTCCTGTTGGACAGCAGGGGCTGCCAGGCAGCCTCAAGAGGATGCACCAGTCAGCATTCTCAGTGACGAGACAGACTGGTGAGCACCCCATGAAGAACGCCCCTGTGATCTTCAACAACGTCATCATCAACACCAACAACGACTACAGCACCACTACAGGCAAGTTTACCAGCAAGATCTCCGGCCTCTACTACTTTGTCTACCACAGCTCAATGGAAAGGAACCTCTGCATCCTCCTGTTCCAGGACAAAATGAAGAAGGCCAGCTTCTGTGACCACAAGACCAACAACATCCAGGTTACCTCTGGAGGAGTCCTCCTCCATCTGAAGGCTGGGAACCAGGTCTGGCTGGAGGTGAATGATTACAATGGCATGGTGGGCACTGGTGAATCTGACAGCATTTTCTCGGGGTTCCTGCTCTTCCCAGACTAG
- the C1QA gene encoding complement C1q subcomponent subunit A, with translation MQLSLWLVTSFLAAVLGMETLEDDVCRAPNGKDGFPGIPGLDGRPGQKGDVGEPGKSAPRTGIQGPKGDKGESGPPGIPGNQGYHGPPGPPGLPGKPGLKGAKGNAGSFQQQQHPAFSASRMMPPFRGTTVVFDNIITNEENSYSPQTGEFTCSIPGIYYFAYQVISNGDLCLSITKNSERVVSFCDNNSRNILQVNSGSSVLSLAAGDRVSVNTIPTKGNLIYRGTEADSVFSGFMLYPHSG, from the exons ATGCAGCTCAGCCTTTGGCTGGTGACCAGCttcctggcagcagtgctgggcatgGAAACGCTCGAGGATGATGTGTGTCGGGCACCAAATGGCAAGGATGGTTTCCCAGGAATCCCTGGCCTTGATGGGAGGCCAGGGCAGAAGGGTGATGTGGGAGAGCCAG GGAAGTCAGCACCGAGGACGGGCATCCAAGGACCCAAAGGAGACAAAGGTGAATCGGGGCCTCCTGGCATCCCAGGGAACCAGGGCTACCATGGTCCACCGGGTCCTCCAGGACTGCCAGGGAAGCCGGGGCTCAAAGGAGCCAAGGGGAATGCCGgcagcttccagcagcagcagcatcctgccttCTCTGCCTCGCGGATGATGCCACCATTCCGTGGCACCACAGTGGTGTTCGACAACATCATCACCAACGAGGAGAACTCCTACAGCCCCCAAACCGGGGAGTTCACCTGCAGCATCCCCGGGATTTACTACTTCGCCTACCAAGTGATCTCCAACGGAGACCTCTGCCTGAGCATCACCAAGAACTCGGAGCGCGTGGTCAGCTTCTGCGACAACAACAGCCGCAACATCCTGCAGGTGAACTCGGGCAGCAGCGTGCTGAGCCTGGCTGCGGGCGACCGGGTGTCTGTGAACACCATCCCAACCAAGGGCAACCTGATTTACCGCGGCACCGAGGCAGACAGCGTCTTCAGCGGCTTCATGCTCTACCCGCACTCGGGCTGA